A single window of Liolophura sinensis isolate JHLJ2023 chromosome 6, CUHK_Ljap_v2, whole genome shotgun sequence DNA harbors:
- the LOC135466205 gene encoding ras and EF-hand domain-containing protein homolog yields the protein MERRPSVDTNLRQLFKACDLDGSGYLDKSELAKVCTDLSSDELTEVFRELDKDADGKISVEEFARGFRDISSSLLSISRAKRRQRLASQKSDDNGDGGGGGPDEEFVGSLHDGLKSLSCQEQICELYQHLHESESPYLLPHFESIVLGVLKDVRQIQQENERLEKSFKREKEQHERLMRQMEEETENQVQKIESRVRKEMLRDAEQEKIEMKTRFESEINMLHENLKKLQSLETMVNRDRMSDGQLSELKSRLEELYHENRHMKSSLTDAQTSLALARSELATMRQEYKDKCHELQIEKDTVTDYIREQDNLTRQLHMLHDANKKLHDTNDDLRAALEQTRILHKRNLSGSSAGNDSTDHGQLCKQGSVLSSYLDSPIGRQECSLTSSLAEEFSMTESRLNESGSSRRFLTQESCDVDSMGDLDSGHSTMRDFNELDTESECLSYEGDKRRRRRPKRLKALSASDSEDEMDTGTESPIPMRPGSSASRGSGSLAVRRQLPLLPKDDIPPTPNRDPERMYKVVLAGDAAVGKSSFIMRLCKGKFVNNISSTLGVDFQTKIIEVDGRTVALQLWDTAGQERFRSIAKSYFRRADGVLLLYDCTYERSFLNVREWIEAIEDGAQKKIPMMLCGNKTDLREDMENQGRRTVRFEDGVRLAREFDALFIETSAKSGDNIHEAVLELARLLRTNEDIEVKSVGMQLESMRNQKKSGCCN from the exons ATGGAACGACGGCCGTCAGTGGACACCAACTTGAGACAGTTGTTCAAAGCGTGTGATCTAGACGGCTCTGGGTACCTCGACAAGTCGGAGTTGGCCAAGGTATGTACGGATTTGTCCAGTGATGAACTGACGGAGGTGTTCCGTGAACTGGACAAGGATGCTGACGGTAAGATCAGCGTTGAAGAGTTCGCTCGGGGGTTCCGTGACATTAGCAGCTCCTTGCTGAGTATCAGTCGTGCCAAGCGTCGCCAGAGATTGGCCAGTCAGAAGTCAGATGACAATGGCGATGGCGGCGGAGGTGGACCGGATGAGGAATTCGTTGGTAGTCTCCATGATGGCTTGAAATCACTTTCCTG CCAGGAGCAGATCTGCGAGCTGTACCAGCACCTCCACGAGTCAGAGTCGCCTTACCTCCTTCCGCACTTCGAGAGCATCGTGCTGGGTGTCCTGAAGGATGTCAGACAAATTCAGCAGGAGAATGAGCGGCTTGAGAAGTCCTTCAAGAG AGAGAAGGAGCAACATGAGCGTCTTATGCGTCAGATGGAGGAAGAGACGGAAAATCAGGTCCAGAAGATCGAATCCCGGGTTAGGAAAGAG ATGTTGCGTGATGCTGAACAAGAGAAAATTGAGATGAAGACCAGGTTCGAGAGTGAAATTAACATGCTCCACGAGAATTTAAAGAAGTTACAGTCG CTGGAGACAATGGTGAACCGTGACAGGATGAGCGACGGTCAACTGAGCGAGCTGAAGTCTCGTCTCGAGGAGCTGTACCACGAGAACAGACATATGAAGAGCTCCCTGACAGACGCTCAGACGAGCCTCGCCCTGGCGCGCAGTGAGCTGGCCACCATGAGACAAGAATACAAAGACAAGTGTCACGAACTTCAGAT tgagAAAGACACGGTGACGGATTATATCAGGGAACAGGACAACCTCACTCGACAACTCCATATGTTGCA CGATGCAAACAAAAAACTTCACGATACCAATGACGATTTAAGGGCAGCTTTAGAACAGACTCGAATTCTGCACAAAAGGAATCTATCCGGCAGT TCAGCCGGAAATGACTCGACCGATCATGGACAACTCTGTAAACAAGGATCAGTTCTGTCTAGTTATTTGGATAGTCCAATCGGAAG ACAAGAATGTAGCTTAACTTCCTCCTTGGCAGAAGAGTTCAGCATGACGGAGAGTCGTCTGAACGAGAGCGGGAGTTCCAGGAGATTCTTGACACAGGAGAGTTGTGACGTAGACAGCATGGGGGATCTGG ATAGCGGACATTCAACGATGCGTGATTTCAATGAACTTGACACAGAGTCCGAATGTTTGAGCTATGAGGGTGATAAAAGAAGAAGACGTAGACCCAAACGACTGAAGGCATTGTCAGCTTCCGACAGTGAG GACGAGATGGACACAGGGACAGAATCACCGATCCCCATGAGGCCTGGTTCTTCAGCCAGCAGAGGGTCGGGGAGCCTTGCCGTCCGCAGACAACTGCCACTGTTACCCAAAGATGAC ATTCCGCCTACGCCAAACCGTGATCCAGAGCGCATGTACAAAGTGGTTTTGGCAGGGGACGCCGCTGTCGGCAAATCCAGCTTCATTATGAGGCTTTGCAAAGGGAAATTCGTCAATAACATCAGCTCCACTCTGG GCGTAGACTTCCAGACAAAGATCATTGAAGTGGACGGAAGGACTGTGGCTCTACAGCTCTGGGACACAGCAGGGCAGGAGAG GTTTCGGAGTATTGCTAAGTCATACTTCCGTCGTGCTGACGGCGTCCTGTTGTTGTACGACTGTACTTACGAACGCTCCTTCCTGAATGTCAGGGAATGGATAGAGGCCATAGAG GATGGCGCCCAGAAAAAGATTCCAATGATGCTGTGCGGCAACAAGACTGACCTACGTGAAGATATGGAAAACCAAGGTCGGCGAACGGTTCGCTTTGAAGATGGTGTCCGATTGGCTCGG GAATTTGACGCTCTGTTCATCGAGACGAGCGCCAAGTCTGGAGACAACATACACGAGGCTGTGTTGGAGCTGGCCAG GCTTCTTCGAACGAACGAGGATATTGAAGTGAAATCCGTTGGTATGCAACTGGAATCCATGCGTAACCAGAAAAAGAGTGGCTGTTGTAACTAA